In Lolium rigidum isolate FL_2022 chromosome 3, APGP_CSIRO_Lrig_0.1, whole genome shotgun sequence, the genomic window gtggtgttcGACGGCGAGGGTCACATGTATCTCGGGCGCGGCTGGGACCAGTTCGCCCGCGAGCACGACGTGCAGCTCGGTCACTTCCTCGTCTTCAGCTACGACGGCGACGCGGTGCTcaccgtcaaggtgttcgacggaaccatgtgccgcaggcactacaagcacgacgacgacgacgactccagcGCGACGCCAGTACCACGTTCGTCGCAGCTTCTAACGATTAAAGAAGAAGATCCAGGCAGTGCGAGTAGCAGCGAAAGTGGCCAGAAGAACAGCATCGACAGTGGCAGCAAGAACAGCATCTACACTGGCAGCAAGAACAGCGCCGACAGTGGCATCAACagcagaagctcggaggagatggACATCGACGACGCGCCGACGTCGCAGTTCACCGTCATGCTGAGGCAGTGCCACTTGGGCGCGAGGCAGAAGCAGTACCTGGTGAGTGCGTTCATGCTCGACCATGGTCCATTCATGTTCCTCTCCCGGCGTGCTATACTGCTATCTAGTTACTGGCTGATTCCTTCCGCCGGTGGCCGGATCGTGCCTCCCTACGCAGAACGTGCCGGTGGAATTCCAGAACGCGCACGAGTACCACAAGAGGAGCGGGGTGGTTCTGCGGATGCGCGGCAAGTCGTGGCCCGTGAACCTCAAGCGCAGCCTCCGGGCGGGTGGCAACCCCCGCATGTCGCTCAGGTACGGGTGGCACCAGTTCTGCGTGGACAACCGCCTCGACGTCGGCGACACCTGCTTCTTCCGGGCGCTGCGCGGGGGCGACGCCGACCGCGGCGAGGACCACGTTCTCAAGGTGGAGGTGCGCAGGCGAGACGGTACCTTCGCGGACTGACGGGGGCAGCGTGTCTAGCTTCAGGCGTCAGTTGCATCATCCCAACTCCGTTGCGTCGCCTCGCCTTTCGATCGAACCGTGTTTAGCTTAATGCCTTAATCTTTGCAAGGCCTGAATTCTTAGTGGTTGACTCGACTCCTGTTGCTCGTAGCAGAGTAAACCAGGCTGCGTTTCCCCGTGTGCTATTCAACAATCTGTTTTTCAGCTCTTGACCAATAACACTACATCTACGGGATGATTGCTACGGGATGGCTCCTACGGGCAGACGTGGAGACTGGAGAGTGGTGGAGGCATGCCGTGCCTAAAATCATGGGGAACCAACTGATTTGCACCAACCCGGAAGAAGACACCTCATCCCGTAAAGTAAATCCCGTAACAGGATCCCGTAGGtgtagcatttttttttttgctaatccCTCGGCATGACACTGAGGTTGTGCACTTCTAATTTTATCTGACTTTTGCTTACATAATGAATGCAATAAGAGCCGATACATAAACAATCAAACACaagttcttcccaaaatactattACTATGAAGTACTTAACGCTATGAAATCAACAAACCGTCAAAGCAAGCGACGTAGCATGACTGAATCCGTTCGAAAGTGTGGCAGGAGATTGGTCATAATGTTAGCATACTTCATTCTCCCTCTATTAGAGCATCTTTAGCGGATACCGCAAAACTCTTGTAGTAAATTGCAAACCATTATGCGGTACCAAAAAGTAGGACGGCGGAAAAGAAACACTATAAACCAGAAATCTTGTGTGGGCCTCACTTTTTTTCTTCCCGTCCTCCCTTTTCTTATCTCGAACGAATGAACTCCCGCACCGACCAGGTAAAAAAAAAACTCTCGCACCGGTCGGCCGATCGACCCCTCCCGTACCCTCCGTCAGCCTTCGAGGGTGTGCTAGTCACTCACGACCGCGTGAATCTCCGCTCATGTCCCGAAATTGGCTGAAATTTCTCCATAAATTGGAGCATCGGTGGTGAGCGACTCCCGACGCAGAGTGTCGGtagctaaaaaaatataaaaatcacGCACTAAAAAGTAGCATGCAGAAATCAACAACTCTTCTTTTGTATCTCAACTTTGAAACATCCAAATAGGTAAAACTTGGTATTTTATTTGAAAAGCCAGagaaaaaaccaaaaaagaaactcTCAGCAAGAGTGCAAAAGAAAAACTAAAACCAAAGCAACTTGGGTTGCCTcccgctttctttatagccatataacTAAGCTTTACTTACTTGTTTCAAGTGGTATGAAGATTATGTGGTAGCATGTATCTTGGTGCTACCTCCTTCTTCCCTTGAAAAGTGTTCCATGCACTTCTTATGTGAGAATTGAAACTTCACATTCCCTTTCTTTGAGTCAATGATTGCACTTGTAGTTCTTAAAAAAGGCCTTCCAAGTATCTTGGTGCTATCTCCTTCTACCTTGAAAAGTGTGTTCCATGCACTTCTTATGTGAGAATTAAAACTTCACATTCCATTTCTTTGAGTCAATGATTGCACCTGTAGTTCTTAAAAAAGGTCTTCCAAAAATTATAGGACTAGAGGTTTTACTCCCTATATCCATGATAACAAAATCAACAGGCACAAAATTCATATGTAACTCACCCATTATATCATTTAATTTTCCTAAGGCATGTGTGGTTCAGTCATTAGCAAGCAAAAGACCCATTGAGCATTTTTCCATAGTTTTGAGTTCTAGTAGATCATATAATTCTTTTGATAGCACAGAGACACTAGATCCAAGATCTAAGATGGCATGATGGATCTCTTTGCCAATAGTGATTAATATTTTGGGGATCCAAACATCTCCAACCTTTGGTGGTATAATGGTTTATTGTATatttctatcttttctttgatTACATAGTTTGCTACGTAGGAGCCAAATCCTGCTTGATGAATATTAATGGATGGGTCATTGGAAAAACTTCTGTAGAATATTAATAAATTCATGCAAGCTGCATTTATCAAGGTCAAGtagaggtttttttttgtttcacttAGCATTTTAACTTCTTCTACTTGTTACCATTTGTGATCATTGGTGGCTCTTTCTTATCAATAAGCATATTAGTTTATTCTTATTTTATAATATATTCTATCTTCCTTCTTTTATATTTCTCTTTGTCACTTTCCACAGATGTTACCAAGTCTCTAGCATGTCCTAAGAGGCGGCTTATAAGAGTTATCCTGGAGTGGACATTCTCAATGAAATAATCTTTGGTTTTGACATGGTATTCAATATCTTTCATTTTTCTAACAAGGTTATTGAGACTATTAGGGAAGGTCTTAAGTTTAGTTCTCATATGGAGGCAAATCTGGTctattgatatgtctcaaacgtatctataatttttgatgatgcatgcttgttttacaccaattcatatagatGTTTTGCTCGTACTTTGTTGCATTTTTatacattttacggcactaacctattaacaagatgtcacagtgcctgatgtgggcattacccttcgggtaaccaatgttatgctacctcctacggcccaaccaggggcccatgaagatcatccaccgaccaaggtgagCCGTTATGTCGGTTCCGAAAAAAGATTCTTaacgaacaaggcaagaacgcgaaaaacaaggaaagtttagatgtaaaactctttgtaacctagccgaacccggacagaactctcgggacctagcctgcaatataagggccaggagaaggtctgccgagggacacacaatcatcatagccagattcaccgcaagtctagagctaggtcattagaaatcttagcctctcgacgagatcttagtcttaGCCTTTGGCtaacccattgtaacccgataatttcgataatcaagattagacaagcatgaagtaaggg contains:
- the LOC124698757 gene encoding B3 domain-containing protein Os03g0212300-like, which translates into the protein MEEETAAFADLSDFEFFVAIHQNSWDKLRLPHKFGELLDGREPRELNLREAGGGRRQWDVEVVFDGEGHMYLGRGWDQFAREHDVQLGHFLVFSYDGDAVLTVKVFDGTMCRRHYKHDDDDDSSATPNSIDSGSKNSIYTGSKNSADSGINSRSSEEMDIDDAPTSQFTVMLRQCHLGARQKQYLNVPVEFQNAHEYHKRSGVVLRMRGKSWPVNLKRSLRAGGNPRMSLRYGWHQFCVDNRLDVGDTCFFRALRGGDADRGEDHVLKVEVRRRDGTFAD